Proteins co-encoded in one Populus trichocarpa isolate Nisqually-1 chromosome 10, P.trichocarpa_v4.1, whole genome shotgun sequence genomic window:
- the LOC7459068 gene encoding uncharacterized protein LOC7459068 isoform X3, protein MTDAATLDKTAFVVLDMESLAQPSDRSSGSPKMTRALSRKWSYRAERWTGNEEEGIDEPAKKLLIKGSSQLDPLKQQLVTNKALGPSLTTPGGPNLADPVDGWNKRFNRLMAISPRKILFIFATMSSMGTLMLIYFTLAINRST, encoded by the exons ACTGATGCTGCAACTTTGGATAAAACTGCTTTTGTTGTGCTGGACATGGAGAGCCTTGCACAGCCATCAGATAGGAGCTCCGGGAGCCCAAAAATGACA AGAGCGCTGTCTCGAAAATGGTCTTACCGAGCAGAACGATGGACTGGTAATGAAGAAGAAGGCATTGATGAACCAGCGAAGAAACTCCTGATAAAAG GGAGCTCTCAGCTGGATCCTTTGAAGCAGCAACTAGTCACCAATAAAGCACTCGGTCCCTCCCTAACAACCCCTGGCGGCCCTAATCTCGCAGACCCGGTTGACGGATGGAACAAGAGGTTTAACCGGTTAATGGCAATTAGTCCTCGGAAGATCCTTTTCATATTTGCAACCAT GTCCAGCATGGGCACACTGATGCTCATATACTTTACCCTTGCCATTAATAGAAGCACTTAA
- the LOC7459068 gene encoding uncharacterized protein LOC7459068 isoform X2: MGTATDAATLDKTAFVVLDMESLAQPSDRSSGSPKMTRALSRKWSYRAERWTGNEEEGIDEPAKKLLIKGSSQLDPLKQQLVTNKALGPSLTTPGGPNLADPVDGWNKRFNRLMAISPRKILFIFATMSSMGTLMLIYFTLAINRST; this comes from the exons ATGGGAACAGCG ACTGATGCTGCAACTTTGGATAAAACTGCTTTTGTTGTGCTGGACATGGAGAGCCTTGCACAGCCATCAGATAGGAGCTCCGGGAGCCCAAAAATGACA AGAGCGCTGTCTCGAAAATGGTCTTACCGAGCAGAACGATGGACTGGTAATGAAGAAGAAGGCATTGATGAACCAGCGAAGAAACTCCTGATAAAAG GGAGCTCTCAGCTGGATCCTTTGAAGCAGCAACTAGTCACCAATAAAGCACTCGGTCCCTCCCTAACAACCCCTGGCGGCCCTAATCTCGCAGACCCGGTTGACGGATGGAACAAGAGGTTTAACCGGTTAATGGCAATTAGTCCTCGGAAGATCCTTTTCATATTTGCAACCAT GTCCAGCATGGGCACACTGATGCTCATATACTTTACCCTTGCCATTAATAGAAGCACTTAA
- the LOC7459068 gene encoding uncharacterized protein LOC7459068 isoform X1, whose translation MEELPVQTDAATLDKTAFVVLDMESLAQPSDRSSGSPKMTRALSRKWSYRAERWTGNEEEGIDEPAKKLLIKGSSQLDPLKQQLVTNKALGPSLTTPGGPNLADPVDGWNKRFNRLMAISPRKILFIFATMSSMGTLMLIYFTLAINRST comes from the exons ACTGATGCTGCAACTTTGGATAAAACTGCTTTTGTTGTGCTGGACATGGAGAGCCTTGCACAGCCATCAGATAGGAGCTCCGGGAGCCCAAAAATGACA AGAGCGCTGTCTCGAAAATGGTCTTACCGAGCAGAACGATGGACTGGTAATGAAGAAGAAGGCATTGATGAACCAGCGAAGAAACTCCTGATAAAAG GGAGCTCTCAGCTGGATCCTTTGAAGCAGCAACTAGTCACCAATAAAGCACTCGGTCCCTCCCTAACAACCCCTGGCGGCCCTAATCTCGCAGACCCGGTTGACGGATGGAACAAGAGGTTTAACCGGTTAATGGCAATTAGTCCTCGGAAGATCCTTTTCATATTTGCAACCAT GTCCAGCATGGGCACACTGATGCTCATATACTTTACCCTTGCCATTAATAGAAGCACTTAA